CGTCAGGCGCTGCGCTCGGTGCGCCGAGCGGCGCGGGCGGCGTACTCCTCCTCGTCGAGGCGGGCGGCCTCCTCGAGGGACGGCGCGGTGCCGCCGTGGCGCGCGGGTGCCCACCACTGGCCGACGGGGCTGAGCGGGTACTCGAGGACCGCGCGGTCCAGCAGCGTCGACATCGCCTCGCGCAGCAGCTTGGTCTCGGCGACCGGGTCCTCGCCCGTGACCTCCAACGGCGCACCGACGTGCAGGCCGATCGTCTTGCCGCGACCCGTCAGGTCCGACGGGTGGTCCTTGGTCTTCAGCAGCTGCGTGCCCCACGTGACCATCGGGATGAGCGGGACGCCGGCCTCGGCGGCCATGCGCACGGCGCCGGTCTTGAGATCCTTGATCTCGAAGGCGCGGCTGATCGTGGCCTCGGGGAAGATGCCGACGATCTCGCCGGACCGCGCGTACTCGACCGCGTCGTCGTACGACTGCTGGCCGTTGT
Above is a genomic segment from Aeromicrobium chenweiae containing:
- a CDS encoding lysophospholipid acyltransferase family protein, giving the protein MRDYTYPATIVTAKTLFKVLGMKFQMSGTEHIPRTGGAILAANHISYVDFIFDGLAAQPSGRLVRFMAKKDAFDHKVSGPIMRSFHHISVDRDNGQQSYDDAVEYARSGEIVGIFPEATISRAFEIKDLKTGAVRMAAEAGVPLIPMVTWGTQLLKTKDHPSDLTGRGKTIGLHVGAPLEVTGEDPVAETKLLREAMSTLLDRAVLEYPLSPVGQWWAPARHGGTAPSLEEAARLDEEEYAARAARRTERSA